The Penicillium digitatum chromosome 6, complete sequence genome has a window encoding:
- a CDS encoding Aromatic-ring-hydroxylating dioxygenase, alpha subunit, giving the protein MASVNIPPELLAIITSLSNTETLKALRLTNHMLCVFATSSLFSTISLYTDDKSCEAFESVITHTQLKEQVHKIRLNTVEVDYDSDGDHEGLELPFRWKELLPMLRKIPNLESVVLRFDKNGTGDDSYSEAPQSVDYRGTILRWLSAALVTLKRPLKELGIQNHQNVTPSNTDLQQVLCTLSSLRLNVLHESEPACPENEIEKDEVQEFYARVLPSIWLKPTMGSLRKLSLYSNFYWGFYPKLSLESIHCPNLQSLTLGNFCFFEDQQVDWILSHSSTLEELHLDDCPILFRARILNDEDQLAKCPIPRSRMKLYSDERWSDAWHYHYPRQWNGHFASFETGLPHLRRFAIGHNGAWDSDSGYGVPFEKELDLVPALMHDRYMAFDGGLGPSQFLSPRWNDGAQEWPQCDDTDREALKALYWKIKQQVDYGEFTVGDHEVVDLVEPHP; this is encoded by the exons ATGGCCTCAGTCAATATCCCCCCGGAGCTACTTGCGATCATCACGTCTCTATCGAACACGGAAACCCTCAAGGCCCTGAGGCTGACAAACCACATGCTATGCGTCTTCGCAACCAGTTCATTGTTCTCCACAATTTCACTGTACACCGACGATAAAAGCTGTGAGGCTTTCGAATCTGTTATAACACATACGCAGTTGAAAGAACAGGTCCACAAGATTCGCCTCAATACTGTCGAGGTCGACTAT GACTCCGATGGGGATCACGAAGGACTTGAGCTACCTTTCAGATGGAAGGAGCTCCTACCTATGCTTCGGAAAATTCCAAACCTTGAAAGCGTCGTTCTGCGCTTCGACAAAAACGGCACGGGCGATGACAGTTATAGTGAGGCACCCCAGTCAGTTGATTACCGAGGAACCATCTTGCGATGGCTGAGTGCAGCGCTGGTTACTTTAAAGCGACCATTGAAAGAACTAGGGATCCAGAACCACCAGAATGTGACACCATCGAACACAGATCTACAGCAAGTATTGTGCACATTGAGCTCGTTGAGACTGAATGTTTTGCATGAATCCGAACCTGCGTGCCCTGAAAACGAAATCGAG AAAGACGAAGTGCAAGAATTCTACGCACGTGTACTGCCGTCAATCTGGCTAAAACCCACGATGGGATCACTCCGGAAGCTCTCTCTCTACTCCAATTTTTACTGGGGGTTTTATCCCAAACTCAGTCTCGAAAGTATTCATTGCCCAAATTTACAGTCGCTCACCTTGGGAAACTTTTGTTTTTTCGAAGACCAGCAGGTCGACTGGATTCTGTCCCACTCATCAACCCTTGAAGAACTTCATCTTGACGATTGTCCGATTTTGTTCCGAGCGAGAATACTGAATGACGAAGACCAGCTTGCCAAGTGTCCGATACCGAGATCCAGAATGAAGTTATACTCTGATGAAAGGTGGAGCGATGCCTGGCACTACCATTATCCACGCCAGTGGAATGGCCATTTTGCCTCCTTTGAGACAGGTCTTCCACATCTCCGTCGGTTTGCAATTGGTCACAATGGAGCATGGGATTCAGATTCGGGGTATGGGGTGCCATTTGAGAAAGAACTGGACCTGGTGCCGGCATTGATGCATGACCGGTACATGGCATTTGATGGTGGTCTCGGACCCTCCCAGTTTCTTTCACCAAGGTGGAACGATGGAGCGCAGGAGTGGCCACAGTGTGATGACACAGACCGTGAGGCTTTGAAGGCATTGTATTGGAAGATCAAGCAGCAGGTAGACTATGGAGAGTTTACTGTAGGAGATCACGAGGTGGTCGATTTGGTAGAACCTCATCCCTGA